One genomic window of Anaerofustis stercorihominis DSM 17244 includes the following:
- the dnaN gene encoding DNA polymerase III subunit beta — protein MNIKVDRNEFLKALITVSKATTLRNVGSLEGILLESYDDVLSLYATNKEIQISTIIDAKVIREGKLLINSRILSDIVRSFDNGEVEIDADENNNIKLTCLNSKFNITAMDHRTFPNKEVYNINDFIKMDNHVIRNMIKETSFACATSDSVSPILTGILIENNDEDIKFVAIDGFRMAIRSEQSKERYMNNIKCVVPSSTLNELNKILTNYDDDVFLNINDKKFVANIGRTQLVSSLLQGQFIDYGNLLPKESKTIVKMNKNELLSACERAAIISDEGRAHLITLHFTDNNLLLTSKSAYGNVEENININLSGEDLDISFNSRYVIDALKVIEDEKVILEFNSSNSPCLIKPVSSNKFTYLIMPVRISN, from the coding sequence ATGAACATAAAAGTTGATAGAAATGAATTTTTAAAAGCACTTATAACGGTAAGTAAAGCAACGACTCTTAGAAATGTAGGATCTTTGGAAGGAATACTACTTGAAAGCTATGATGATGTACTTTCTTTATATGCAACAAATAAAGAAATACAGATATCAACGATAATAGATGCTAAAGTAATAAGAGAAGGTAAACTTTTAATAAATTCAAGGATACTAAGTGATATAGTCAGAAGTTTTGATAACGGTGAAGTTGAAATAGATGCGGATGAAAATAATAATATTAAATTAACTTGTTTAAATTCAAAGTTTAATATTACAGCTATGGATCATAGAACATTCCCAAATAAAGAAGTTTATAATATAAATGATTTTATAAAAATGGACAACCATGTCATAAGAAATATGATAAAAGAAACATCTTTTGCATGTGCAACTTCCGATTCCGTTTCTCCTATACTTACGGGTATACTAATAGAAAATAATGATGAAGATATTAAATTTGTTGCAATTGACGGATTTAGAATGGCTATAAGAAGTGAACAATCAAAAGAGAGATATATGAATAATATTAAGTGTGTAGTTCCTTCAAGTACATTGAACGAACTTAATAAAATACTTACTAATTACGATGACGATGTATTCCTAAATATTAATGATAAAAAGTTTGTTGCGAATATAGGAAGAACTCAATTGGTATCCAGCCTGCTTCAGGGACAATTTATCGATTACGGCAATCTTCTTCCTAAAGAAAGTAAAACAATAGTAAAAATGAATAAAAATGAGTTATTATCGGCTTGTGAAAGAGCTGCAATAATATCTGATGAAGGAAGAGCTCATTTAATAACTCTTCATTTCACCGATAATAATTTATTGCTTACAAGCAAATCTGCTTACGGCAATGTTGAAGAAAATATAAATATAAATTTAAGCGGTGAGGATTTGGATATATCTTTTAACAGCAGATATGTTATAGATGCACTTAAAGTTATTGAAGATGAAAAAGTCATACTTGAATTCAATAGTTCTAACAGTCCATGCTTGATTAAACCTGTAAGCTCAAATAAGTTTACTTATTTAATAATGCCTGTTAGAATATCAAACTAA
- the bilS gene encoding flavodoxin family protein BilS — translation MKYSIYYESKTGNTKLLAEKAYEILKKDIVNFEEYKGNYIDYNEDIIIVGFWTDKGGATDNIKELLSKIENKKIILFGTAGFMSDKEYYEKIINNVKEDINESCEVIDYFMCQGKMGIGIRKRYEKSLETNPDDENIKVMIKNFDNALSHPDEEDLKAFEGLLTKYM, via the coding sequence ATGAAATATAGTATTTATTATGAATCAAAAACGGGAAATACGAAGTTACTTGCCGAAAAAGCTTATGAAATACTAAAAAAAGACATAGTTAATTTTGAAGAATATAAAGGTAATTATATTGACTATAATGAAGATATAATAATTGTAGGATTTTGGACCGATAAAGGCGGTGCTACAGACAATATAAAAGAACTATTAAGTAAAATAGAAAATAAAAAAATCATATTGTTCGGTACAGCAGGTTTTATGAGTGACAAGGAATACTATGAAAAAATCATAAATAATGTAAAAGAAGATATCAATGAAAGCTGTGAAGTGATAGATTATTTTATGTGTCAAGGTAAAATGGGGATTGGCATAAGAAAAAGATATGAAAAATCTTTGGAAACAAATCCTGATGACGAAAATATAAAAGTAATGATCAAAAATTTTGATAATGCTCTTTCTCATCCTGATGAAGAAGATTTAAAAGCTTTTGAAGGACTTTTAACTAAATATATGTAA
- the dcd gene encoding dCTP deaminase, whose amino-acid sequence MILSGKEIEKHIGKEIIIEPYDKNRINPNSYNLSLSNELLVYDNDLLDMKKENKASKIVIPEDGLILEPNKLYLGRTNEFTKTDKFVPMLEGRSSTGRLGLFIHVTAGFGDIGFAGYWTLEIFCVQPIKIYPNVEICQIYFHDIHGDYDLYSSGKYQNNTGIQPSLMFKDFEK is encoded by the coding sequence ATGATATTATCAGGAAAAGAAATTGAAAAACATATAGGAAAAGAAATAATAATAGAACCGTATGATAAAAATAGAATAAATCCTAACAGTTATAACCTATCTTTATCCAATGAGCTGCTTGTTTATGATAATGATTTACTAGATATGAAAAAAGAAAACAAAGCTTCGAAAATCGTAATTCCGGAAGACGGACTTATATTGGAACCAAATAAACTATATCTCGGCAGGACAAATGAATTTACAAAGACGGATAAATTTGTTCCTATGTTGGAAGGGCGTTCTTCAACTGGTAGGTTAGGTTTATTTATTCATGTTACGGCAGGATTTGGTGATATTGGTTTTGCCGGATATTGGACACTTGAAATTTTTTGTGTTCAGCCTATCAAAATTTATCCTAACGTGGAAATATGCCAAATTTATTTTCATGATATCCATGGAGATTATGATTTATATTCAAGCGGTAAATATCAAAACAATACGGGGATACAGCCTAGCTTGATGTTTAAGGATTTTGAAAAGTAA
- a CDS encoding SAM-dependent methyltransferase: MNKNLTVNPIGKIEVNNDIIYIRLDKEYISGLKELSDFSHAEIIWWFSESDKEEYRNIIEVESPYKNSPEIMGTFATRSPFRPNPIALSVIDIADIDLNEGIIKTYYIDAYNNSPILDIKPYTPSLDRVKNPIVPYWCKHWPKSIEESADFNWENEFNF, translated from the coding sequence ATGAATAAAAATTTAACAGTAAATCCTATAGGTAAAATCGAAGTAAATAATGATATCATTTATATCAGGCTGGATAAAGAATATATTTCGGGATTAAAAGAACTAAGCGATTTTTCTCATGCAGAAATAATCTGGTGGTTCAGTGAAAGTGATAAAGAAGAATATAGAAATATAATAGAAGTCGAAAGTCCATATAAAAATTCTCCAGAAATAATGGGGACATTTGCGACACGTTCACCGTTCAGACCAAATCCAATAGCCTTATCTGTTATAGATATTGCGGATATAGACTTAAATGAGGGAATAATAAAGACTTATTATATAGACGCTTATAATAATAGTCCGATATTAGATATAAAACCGTATACGCCAAGCCTAGACAGGGTTAAAAATCCCATAGTACCTTACTGGTGTAAACACTGGCCAAAAAGCATTGAAGAATCGGCAGATTTTAACTGGGAAAATGAATTTAATTTTTAA
- the dnaA gene encoding chromosomal replication initiator protein DnaA translates to MSFKTELWNNALEYLEDELSDFVFKEYFETSITPLAYENDTFFLQVPDEGNKILLEGQYAVLVENALKYYTQRYIKVKFVVASSNDMVYSENEAIDEIAAAEPKPSVEYNVYNTSYIQFNPKYTFDSFVVGPNNRFAHAASLAVADAPAKKYNPLFIYGGVGLGKTHLMHAIAQHILRKDPTKKVVLLSSEQFLNEFLDAIQNKTNVQFRNKYRNADVLLIDDIQFIAGKNETQNEFFHTFNALQGSNKQIILTSDKPPKEIPHLEDRLRSRFSLGLICDISMPDFETRLAILRKKAKEENYQVSNEILNYIAENIESNIRELEGLLLKVMALNEFYNKPLTLDLVKKQLKDIIDISDKKISMDLITKVVCDYYNISKADILSKRRTKNIAFPRQISMYLSRELTDSSLPAIGDYYGGRDHSTVIHGYDKIKEELKTNGTLEEEIKKITLEIKNSK, encoded by the coding sequence ATGTCTTTTAAAACAGAATTATGGAACAATGCACTGGAATATTTAGAAGATGAATTATCTGATTTTGTGTTTAAAGAATATTTCGAAACATCAATAACACCTTTAGCTTATGAAAATGATACATTTTTTCTGCAAGTTCCCGACGAAGGAAATAAAATACTACTTGAAGGACAATATGCAGTATTGGTTGAAAATGCTTTAAAATATTATACTCAAAGATATATTAAAGTTAAATTCGTAGTCGCTTCATCAAATGATATGGTTTATAGCGAAAATGAGGCTATAGATGAAATTGCAGCGGCAGAACCTAAACCGAGTGTGGAATATAATGTATATAATACTTCTTACATACAATTCAATCCCAAATATACATTTGATTCTTTTGTGGTAGGTCCAAATAACAGATTCGCTCACGCAGCTTCTTTAGCTGTTGCGGATGCTCCTGCTAAAAAGTACAATCCTCTTTTTATATACGGGGGAGTTGGACTCGGAAAAACCCATTTAATGCACGCAATTGCACAACATATACTTAGAAAAGACCCTACAAAAAAAGTAGTCTTATTATCAAGTGAACAATTCCTAAATGAATTCTTGGATGCTATACAAAATAAAACAAATGTACAGTTTAGAAATAAATACAGAAATGCAGATGTATTATTGATTGATGATATTCAATTTATAGCAGGAAAAAATGAAACACAAAATGAATTTTTCCATACATTCAATGCACTCCAAGGTTCAAATAAACAAATAATACTAACATCAGATAAACCTCCAAAAGAAATCCCTCACCTTGAAGACAGACTTCGTTCCAGATTTTCTCTTGGATTGATATGTGATATATCTATGCCGGATTTTGAAACAAGACTTGCGATACTCAGAAAGAAAGCAAAAGAAGAAAATTATCAGGTAAGCAACGAAATACTTAATTATATAGCGGAAAATATAGAATCCAATATAAGAGAACTCGAAGGCTTATTATTAAAAGTAATGGCACTCAATGAATTTTATAACAAACCTTTAACATTAGACCTTGTAAAAAAACAATTAAAAGATATAATTGATATAAGCGATAAAAAAATATCTATGGATTTGATTACAAAGGTGGTTTGTGATTATTATAATATAAGTAAAGCCGATATTTTATCAAAAAGGAGAACTAAAAATATAGCTTTTCCTAGACAAATAAGCATGTATTTATCCAGAGAACTTACAGATAGTTCTCTTCCCGCAATAGGTGATTACTACGGAGGAAGAGATCATTCGACAGTAATCCACGGATATGATAAAATAAAGGAAGAACTTAAGACAAACGGAACACTTGAAGAAGAGATAAAGAAGATAACTCTTGAAATAAAAAACAGTAAATAA
- the secA gene encoding preprotein translocase subunit SecA, whose translation MGLLGAVAKSLDTKEIKKLEKTADKIEALADEYSALSDEDLQHKTIEFKERLSNGETLDDLLVEAFATVREASTRILGLRHFKVQLIGGIILHQGNIAEMKTGEGKTLMATLPAYLNALDGKGVHIVTVNDYLAKRDSEWNGKMFNFLGLNVGLIVHGLEFEEKKAAYAADITYGTNNEFGFDYLRDNMVTEMDEMVQRDLNYAIVDEVDSILIDEARTPLIISGSGNESTKRYYDANAFIKTLKKEEDYAVDEKEKTCNLTEKGIAKAERAFNIENLSDINNMELQHHINQALRANTLMFRDRDYVVRDGEVLIVDEFTGRIMEGRRYSEGLHQAIEAKEGVKVERESVTLATITFQNYFRMYNKLAGMTGTAKTEEEEFKEIYNMNVLQVPTNKPLIREDMRDAVFTTKKGKEKAIINEIKERHDKGQPILVGTIAIEDSERLSKLLKREGIKHSVLNAKFHEKEAEIIANAGQMGTVTISTNMAGRGTDIVLGEGVKELGGLHILGTERHESRRIDNQLRGRSGRQGDPGSSQFFISLEDDLMRLFGGERIQNFASKTNLEEDEALESRMLTRTIENAQKQIEGKNFGIRKYVLQYDDVMNKQRKVIYDQRKKVLKGEDVSDAIREMIDSIIDNIVESFTTEEHFTDNWNYDKIKENIFNIFDIKMEFDSSIDSKEKLKDIIKEAVYSLYKKKEEEFSTQELRELERLVLLRVVDSNWMEHIDNMDQLKQGINLRAYGQVDPVQAYTKEGFGMFEEMNEVIKEDTVKYLFHMERVEEIVNEAPKEMYVNDGEEPAKKKPVVNKNKVGRNDPCPCGSGKKYKKCCGRNQN comes from the coding sequence ATGGGATTACTTGGAGCGGTTGCAAAATCTTTAGATACTAAAGAAATTAAAAAATTAGAAAAAACTGCAGATAAAATAGAAGCATTGGCAGATGAATATTCTGCTTTAAGCGATGAGGATCTACAACATAAAACTATAGAATTCAAAGAAAGATTATCCAATGGGGAAACATTGGATGATTTGCTTGTAGAAGCTTTTGCTACGGTAAGAGAAGCATCAACAAGGATACTCGGACTCAGACATTTTAAAGTTCAGCTGATAGGGGGTATCATTCTTCATCAGGGAAATATAGCCGAAATGAAAACAGGTGAAGGTAAAACGTTGATGGCAACACTTCCAGCATACTTAAATGCACTTGATGGCAAAGGTGTTCATATAGTAACAGTAAATGATTATTTGGCAAAAAGAGACAGTGAATGGAACGGAAAAATGTTTAATTTTCTGGGATTAAACGTTGGACTTATTGTTCACGGTCTAGAGTTTGAAGAAAAGAAAGCAGCATATGCAGCGGATATAACTTATGGTACAAATAACGAATTCGGTTTTGATTATCTAAGAGATAACATGGTTACCGAAATGGATGAAATGGTCCAAAGAGATCTGAATTATGCCATTGTGGATGAAGTGGACAGTATTTTGATAGATGAAGCCAGAACTCCTCTTATCATTTCGGGAAGCGGAAATGAAAGCACTAAAAGATATTATGACGCAAATGCATTCATTAAAACTCTTAAAAAAGAAGAGGACTATGCGGTTGACGAAAAAGAAAAAACTTGTAACTTAACCGAAAAAGGTATAGCAAAAGCCGAAAGAGCATTCAATATTGAAAATCTATCCGATATAAACAATATGGAACTTCAGCATCATATAAATCAAGCTTTAAGAGCTAATACATTGATGTTCAGAGACAGAGATTATGTTGTAAGAGACGGAGAAGTTTTAATCGTAGATGAATTTACCGGAAGGATCATGGAAGGAAGAAGATATTCCGAAGGATTACATCAGGCAATAGAAGCAAAAGAAGGAGTTAAAGTAGAAAGAGAAAGTGTTACACTTGCTACTATTACATTCCAGAACTATTTCAGGATGTACAATAAACTTGCCGGCATGACAGGTACAGCTAAGACGGAAGAAGAAGAATTTAAAGAAATATATAATATGAACGTTCTTCAAGTTCCTACAAATAAACCTCTGATCAGAGAAGATATGAGAGATGCAGTCTTTACAACAAAAAAAGGTAAAGAAAAAGCAATCATCAATGAAATAAAAGAAAGACATGATAAAGGTCAGCCTATTTTGGTCGGTACGATAGCTATAGAAGACAGTGAAAGACTAAGTAAACTTCTCAAAAGAGAAGGTATCAAACATAGTGTACTTAATGCTAAATTCCATGAAAAAGAAGCCGAAATCATAGCAAATGCCGGACAGATGGGAACAGTTACAATTTCAACGAATATGGCAGGTAGAGGTACCGATATAGTTCTAGGAGAAGGTGTTAAAGAATTAGGCGGTCTTCATATACTAGGTACAGAAAGACACGAAAGCAGAAGAATTGATAATCAGCTTCGTGGTAGGTCGGGTAGACAGGGAGATCCGGGTTCTTCACAATTCTTTATTTCCCTCGAAGATGATTTAATGAGACTTTTCGGAGGAGAAAGAATACAAAATTTTGCAAGTAAAACGAACTTGGAAGAAGATGAAGCTTTAGAAAGCAGAATGCTTACAAGAACGATAGAAAATGCTCAAAAGCAAATAGAAGGTAAAAACTTCGGAATAAGAAAATATGTACTTCAATACGATGATGTAATGAATAAACAAAGAAAAGTTATTTATGATCAAAGGAAGAAAGTACTTAAAGGTGAAGATGTATCCGATGCAATAAGAGAAATGATAGACTCCATTATCGATAATATAGTTGAATCTTTTACGACAGAAGAACACTTTACGGATAATTGGAACTACGATAAAATAAAAGAAAATATATTTAATATCTTTGACATTAAAATGGAATTTGATAGTTCCATAGACAGTAAAGAAAAATTAAAAGATATAATAAAAGAAGCAGTATATTCTTTATATAAGAAAAAAGAAGAAGAATTTTCGACTCAGGAACTCAGAGAACTTGAAAGACTTGTACTTTTAAGAGTAGTGGATTCAAACTGGATGGAACATATAGATAATATGGACCAATTAAAACAAGGTATCAACCTTAGAGCTTACGGACAGGTAGACCCTGTTCAAGCGTATACAAAAGAAGGTTTTGGTATGTTTGAAGAAATGAATGAAGTAATAAAAGAAGATACGGTTAAATACTTGTTTCATATGGAAAGAGTTGAAGAAATCGTAAACGAAGCACCTAAAGAAATGTATGTAAATGATGGAGAAGAACCGGCTAAAAAGAAACCGGTAGTAAATAAAAATAAAGTCGGAAGAAACGACCCATGTCCATGCGGAAGCGGAAAAAAATATAAAAAATGCTGCGGAAGAAATCAAAATTAA